Below is a genomic region from Rosa chinensis cultivar Old Blush chromosome 5, RchiOBHm-V2, whole genome shotgun sequence.
ACCGTACCAGCAGCACCAGTTACAAGAACTCGAACTGGGTTTTTCCCCATTGTTGAAAAGAGTGGTTCTTGATAGAAGAAAAAAGGGTCTTGGATAAGGGGTGAGATTGAATGAAAAAAATGGTGATGAGATTATTGAAAGGTGCAATGTTCTTATAAATATCGATAGGGCgttgagaaagagaaggagatgaGGAGGGAAAGAAGATCAGAATAACGGGAATCGAGGATAGAGATAAGCGTGATGATAGGAGAGAATGGAGACTGCAGACTTTCACAGTTATGAAGAAGCTGGAAATCGTCACCATGCAAATCACTCTAGCAAGAGTCCACTTGTATCCGCATCATATGATCTCGATGACCATATCAATATGGGctcattatttaaaaaaaataaaataataataatccttgaatctcatttttttttcgGATTATTAGAACAGGCTTATAGTATTTTTGgtccaaaaaagaaagaaaagggtaCCTCTCTTCTAGACCTGTAAATgaatcggatcgacctaaatccaaatccgtttacttaaaaataaaaatcgatccaaacccggcggatcattgataattcgatccaaatccgtatccgctgGATTAACGGATATGTGATCAGCTAATTCGACCcgtttaaaatttaaaatagtaatattaaatttatatcatgatacatcataagatattaataaaatattaaaacaacatgaagagtatcaccaaaagtagagtTACATTATTAAAATTCTTAATACTTCTTGAAATCTTAGATGATGgactgtcccttagatttctgcaaaaagaaattcttaatattttatattttatattttttttaaataatattatattaataaaaaataacattTTATTATCTCAAAAAGGAGccgagaaattttaaatacacacctcaaactacttaatacacatccatattattttatatttcaaatcaggtTAAATGACTAAAATAGACATTtatgtattaaaagaaaaataataataataatcatatgttccttatattattctataattataaacacaatgaatttctatacatggcatcctcatttaaaacaagaataaagttagaaaccatctaatttaaatttttcttaaatgaattgtaattaaatggggtgagataccttgtaatttagaatttcgaaaTCAATAGcgttaaatgtttttaaaacatatccctttactcccactttttagttcatttttttttatctaaaagTGATGATTAGACAATTtcttatctaatataaaacatcacaagtataaaactttgtaattgttaatgtgtttgaccatccaatgatAACTTCGTAGTTCCaccattgtggagaaactactgatacagttttggttgaatgttcgactcaaaattttatacttgatcaatagggtgtttggtggatgagaactcaaataatacaaaacctgtttctaagcatctatttgaactttgaagggaacaataatgaatccttatggatttcccaataactaacacaagtaattaatatggtcaattatatatactaatcaaatgttaaataatagtgtatttcatgatttttaggtttaaggatattttaagtaatttgggttgtgtatttagtaaaatgttagaatgagaaattaaatggtaggtgtattgagtaaggagtgtgtattaagtgattaggggtgtgtatttaaaacttctcaaaGGGGctggatcattaacggatcgtaTTTGATCagttaaataaacgggttaacggatttggatcattaacggatcaacggatcaaaattttctaaccaaacccgtccaatagctAAGGATCTggagtagggctgtcaatgggtcgtgtcgggttggatTCATGTCGGGTCAATGTATTTGTAGTGCCGCaatatacaaacccaaacccaacctatttaataatcgtgtcaaaaatttaaacccaaacccaaactatttattaaacgggttacccatttccaTCCCACTTAACCTATTTAACAAATAGGTCgcgtcgtgttagacaaaataactcatttaagggtcaacaatgtgacccatttaactaaaaaaatgcataaattgattaaactcactaaaaactccacaagactaagaatataaataattatatatattcataaataattaaatccaataattataaagcaaaatatttcaaattgtctaatcctatgatcaaatactcccaacgtccaaaatttcaagaagaagtatagcataatcgggttatacgagttcacttcgtgttggtggGTTAACCCGtagccgacccatttattaaatgggtcatggcgggttgacccacggctgatccgctttttaatcgtgcgggttcaacccactttatttcgtgcgggtttcgagtcgtgttatcgggtcgtgtcggaattgacagccctaatctGGAGTGGgttcggatcaaaatccggtccatttacaggtctacccTCTTCTATAGGCAAGTTCGTTGCTTTTTGTACTTATTTCtttgttagagagagagagagagagagagagagagagagagagagagagagagagagttatttCTTTGTTATAGAGCATATCGAAGAGATGTCTCCAAGTTCAATATCAAAGTTAGCACCGTGGAAGAGATGTCTCCAAGTTCAATATCAAAGTTATCACCGTGGATTCCTTGATGGTAGATATAGTAATTCTTATTGAGAATTTTGTATACCATACTATTTTCATGTCATATTCTTTCTCACAATCGTTCAATCCCTGAGGTATTCATGAACCATATGAGAAAAGTGTGGTGTTCTTCAATAAAACATTAGCTGGATTGGAATTAATAATAAATTTCAAAAACATTTAGACCTCGTTTGGTTcgtaaaaatgaaaataattcttttgttttttaaatgAGATGGAAAATTAAAAGATTCTCATAAATTTTTCATTCTGTTGTTGTTGTATTACTAGGAAATTTATATCACTTTCCCcaactttttctctttctttgggAAATTTGTTCATTTCATTGTGCTTACCAAACACAGAAAATGAATGAATCCCTCAGggcatgtgaaatgctctaaCTGTACATTGCAGgcttgcagcacagtgcctagCCACTTTGACAACTTCGTGAATCGAACGCGGATAAAGGGCACTTCCCAATCAACACGCTCCATCAATAGACCGCTAAACCAAACGAGGCTTTATCTTAAAACAACCACAATCTAGTGCAATTCTGCATGATGAAGAATGGGAACAATCTATTTAAACTATTCAATTTTATCCCCAGATATAACCCAACAAAATAGGAAGATCTacttaattatttaaaaaaaaaaaaaaaaactaagtgaCAAATCTTTCTGATAAACAACTTCCAAAAATATGCTGGTCCCTTCTTGGGCTGGTGGCCTTTGCTTTACTTGTGAAGACTAGTAGGTCCAAGGATCGACGGGCATCACCAAACAACAAGAAAttccaaaaatacaaaacaaaaatccaaaTCCCTCACCCCAAAATCatactctcttttctttcttgttcatcCATGGTATCACAAAGTGTTCCACCTCTAGTGTCTGGCAGAAAAGCCACAAAAAATCCAGACACAAATATAGCCACTCCAAAAACTCCATATGAAAGAAACCCATTGCTGCTTCCAACTGAAACCAACATTGAACTAAATACAGCACTCAAAATATATGACTGCCTCAACAAAGATGTAGCAGAGTTCCTCACACAAGTTGGGAACAACTCCACTGTAAACATAGATATCAGATTCCAAGCTGTTCGTGAGCAAAAGAAAGAAGCCAACTCCAGCACAATTCTAATCACTTTTTGCTTATCACCCACCACAGCACATACCACACCACAAATCCCACTTACCAAACAAAACCAAAGCACTGAGAGTTTCCTGCTCCATTTTTCTAGTATGATCAATGTGAGTGGATATGAAGGTATCTCTAACAAAGCATTGAACATAACACTTAGGTAGATATTGAATCCTAAATTTCCAACCCCTAGTGGCATACCatagtagaccattccaatgcCGAAACCAAGCACCATAACTATTAGTGTTCTCTTCATAGCCCATTTCTTGGCAAACAAGTCCTTCATTGACTTGTATGGATCAATAGATTTTGTAGATTCCGGTACCTGAGAGAGCAAGTCTGCTGACAACAACACCGAGTTGAATTCACTATTCGGGTTTGACAATGCAGATTTCTTCAGTATTGCTATGGCTTCTTCTCCACGGCCATTCATGAAGAGCCATCTTGGAGACTCCTTAACAAAGAACTGAAGCAAGAAGCAGTAAAGCATTGCAGGAATTGAAGTACATAGATACAAAGCTCTCCATGAATTAGCTCTGTTAATGTAAGCAATAGCTGGTAGTGACAAAAAACCAAGTGTAAAAAAGAAGAACTGCATGATTCCAACTCTAGGCCTCCATTTTCTTCCAACTCTCTCCATCAACAACACCAGCACACATGTACTAATACACGAACGGCCAATTCCACTTACGAATCTCAGTGCAGAGTAAATCCACACATTTGTAGAGAAGATTGTTGCAAATGCAGCAACAGACATTGTAATGCAAGAGATTACTAGCAGTCTCTTGCGGCCGAGCGAGGAATCAGCTAGAGTGCCAAGAAGCAACCCACCTATCACACCACCCATGAAGTAAGACGAGGCTGGAAGGCCTGTGATGAATGAGCTTGAACAttggaggttccaatctgaTATGATTGTCTTGGAGGAAATTGAATCCCAAGCCCAATCAGAGGTAGACAGATCACAGATATCTGAGCTTGAGTTGCAAGTTGTGGTGCCACTGGTGCAGTGCCATGTAGGTGTGGCATCTGTGTAGACACTGATAAAGGTTTGGGTTCCATCAAAGAGTGATGCCAAGGAAACAAGGATGGATTGCAAGAATTGGTTCCAACCAAAACTTGCTTCACTCTGCTCAATTATTTGGTCCAAGGAGTGGTGGAGATTGTTGCTTGGAGTTTCTGGATCTTCTTCTCTATTGGGTTGAGGCAGAAGagaagttggatcagccattGTTAGCTAGCAGATCAGGATTTCTGGGTTGTAACTTGAAGATTTGACAATGGATGGAGGCAAACGATCTACTTGTCTTTTTCCAAATGGTCatatatttattcttgattGACACAAAGTAAGCactttcattttcaatttgctGTCTCTAATCCAAGAATTAAAAAATTGAACTGAAAAACAAGTTTGTTCCGGTGCATATGTAAATTAATGATTAATAAGAAAAGGAGAGCAGAGTATCTGAATTTTTTTAGTGTCTCTTCGCCTCAACCAGAAGGCAAACAGAACAATGGTTCTGTCGAATATTTGTTCTTGTTGGGATTGAAGAATTTATTTGGAACAGTAGTTTGAAGCCAACATGATTTGCTTTACGTACTAGAAGAGTACATTTTCTGTAAATTTACACTAACATTTTCCTTATATCAGCTCTAGTTTTGATATCTTGGACCTTAGACGAGATCCTCATTAGTTGTTTCAATGAGTAACTTGACAGCATTCTAATTCATTAATAACCAAAAACTTTATGTACTAGTAAACTACATTATTTGTATATTACACTAACATatttatatatctatactatggGGTCCGGATCAAGGGGCACTATATCTTATACAAATTTTGACACACTttgtgagccattagattttaaaatgttCAATGGTTCAGATTTATTGTTTGAATGATGTCAACACAACACCAAATTATGTGAAAATGACATGACATTACATATTTCTAATCTAagatttgttcaagtaaaccctaatttgtgtttagcccaaactctaggttacttgacctagtggtaatagggttaaattagaaggatctagattcctattcaatgtacgattattttccttgtatgattgagattctatacattgtaatcctctatataaagagatccctattatcaataagaatacacagcgatttcctctcaattctcgtttccctaaaacacgttatcagcacgaagccctaaccctgaaataaatagccaaaccctgattcaaaaagctaaaaaccttgaatccgaatacaaaacattgaagccttttctgcctccacctcacaccttgaagaacttgatccaaggagtccagaaccggtggCCCCACCCTAAGAACCtgccggaaacctaccgaaccggccaccggaagctacATACgactcgcagcaaatattccaccggttcaccatcttccagacctccaatttccaccaaattttggtagcagaagccccttgatctgaagtttcaggaaccggaaaAAAAAGTCCAAAAACTAGCCTAAAACTTGCTAAACCGGCCACCTGATCGTCcaacagaaaagaagaaaagaaaagaagaagaaagaagcagcTTAGCCTAAAAGGAAGAAGTTAAAGCCcagcccactgccacgtcagcacaggACCCCACTGTCACGTCATCACCCggaccccactgccacgtcagtaCAGGACCCCACTGTCACGTCAGCACCCggaccccactgccacgtcagcacaggACCCCACTGTCATGTCAGCACCCGGaccccactgccacatcagcagccaggccccactgccacgtcagcatccggTCAACGCCTGTCAACCATGTTCCGGCGatttttccggccattttcctATCACTTTTTCAGgtcaacttttccggcgacctatttcgaggtattttttactaaacgttcccgttttttagggtttttaaatttaatttctcttccttttcggggacttgaaatctcccttcttctacccccctttctttatcataggggagaccaaattaagcctaactgtgggggttcgtgctcactccaagcttggagcttgtagagttctccaaacttagagtttgttgagataaaacgatcgaccacaaacaacattgtttcgatctaatccaacccctcttggaattgaatttcttggaagcgactacgctcggaaattcctaatttcttggaagcgattatgctcagaaatttttttttcttttcgtggtagcctttttcgctcctaaactaaccctaatttcttattctttttcaggatgagtaacctgaacaaattgaactttgctctattgggaacaactggctctgaatatcataaGTGGGTttgtgatatccgccagcatctcaagaccgatggaatcttggatacgattcttgagcctgccaggacgtgctaactgttgagcaagctcaagctttggaagcaaatagagcagccttagaggcaaataaggcgaaagccatcatcctaatgactcgtcatatggatgattcactccagtacgagtgtatgaatgaagaagaccccagaaggttgtgggtctcactcgaagatagatttggcaatgtccgtgactccctgcttcctgacctagaagtgagatggcatagcctctgcttctgtgatttcaagtcagttcttgactacaacttggaagcactttgcattaaatccttaatggaattctgtggtaaagagatcacaaatgcgatgttgattgagaagactctctctactttccccttctctgtattgatggttgctaagaactatcgaatcgatgttactagaagacgaatcacaaggtttcatgagctcattggagctatgaatgtcgctaaaaagcatgacaacatccttgtgaagaactataaatcgagatccgtgggaacagggcatattctggaatccaattatagtcgcgctcctaagagaaggcgccaagagcgaaaccctaatcttagggatacttctagacgttctggtccatataatcgctctacttgggaaggtaacagccagaataggcgaacacggaaccgaagaggtcaacgtggaaagagagagggaggcaacgcctctggccatgttggtggcgccaccaacactaagagccatctaaatgatgctttcaaagtgcctcaatcaatggagtttgagcaaagagatgtatgttctcgatgtggagtgtctgatcattgggcacacatttgtagagctcatgaagaaattgtcaccgcctacaaagcatattgtgaagcaagagaagctcactatatgaaacaagaagatcaagaagatgatctagagtgaagggttgaagaccacaaatctggctgggatcaatagatcgtcaattctgtttaagtctttatttttccaagagatgtaatagtcAATtgtcatatatttttgtagtaaatgccaatggttcagtttttcttcaaagtaggctcactcaaagtaagtgtgatgtctaggaaggttctgagattagtggtacttaagcgagccttgctccaccgacatctctctacccacctggtcacatttattttggaattaccgaaagaagttagacgactaccattgttttgcattagctatcattttggattagattttgtttagtcaaagagacaaagatgtaactccgttggcttatgaataaaatttcgagttcttcatgactccattttgattctgagcatatgacttttgtgactacgatggctgggccatcagtataaattcaaggacatggaataggccaagttccacttgccaaatggcaccttaattactgtcgcATAAACTCTCTATACTTCTAGggcgaatcacacctatgaatagccaacggatttcttgcgaaaatgcatgtagagaacgaaaatgagttcctttgcaatacctctaatgattgcgaacaaacgcgcatcttagagaagtttatgtgtctctctagtggattctatgtcactatttgagctattaatccaataaagttataagagaagatctcttggatttagacacatattggctttgtcatgacaggatagatcatcctagtcatgatatgatgatccgtctactaaagacttcacatggacatcattcctTTCAagcaaaacgaagcatgaatcataagttgatttctggactaagtgtgaccgacgctgctgcctagggcaccgcctccgtccaccaccaggttggggctggcacagtccctatccatgacaccatggatagcgtccatcatggtgatgctgcaatcaccaacttgcttcaaatagtgtttcagacgctcaggtctaaccaaaattctcattggttgcttctaaagcatctcgctcgttttacaaaaccCGTCCCTTAGGGAATTTAGGACAAAGACCGTCCTATGTAAAGGAAATggacatactcattctgttcttatatagaatccatggggattctgtggattgattcaaccaacttgcggacgcttaaatatttcatgatgatggttgacacgcaaacacgttggtcacgtgttgtgccattgtccacctataaatgctacttatgctacactcttagcacatatcatatgacaatgggctcactccccagatcatcctattcagttaattggatttgactatactagagagtttacatcgaaagcctttcgatggatattgcaatgggactgatgttggacatcacattcccatgtacacacccaaatggtcttgcgaaaatgactacgatggtagtccagacattggtaatgcgcaccaatctccttatatcctagggtgatgcaatatcgcatgcagctatgctaattcgtctacgacctacctccactcaatgtacctttgcgttacagctagtcactgggtacaagtatcatacttacacatatttgagtgagccatttatgtgccaattgcgctgctacaacataggtccttacagacgaatgggcaactacgttggatttgagactccaacaatcgtccgccacttaatgcccttgcaagacgatctcattaccgctagcttttcgggttgtcactttgatgagatagtcttcccgtcgttaggggcagataagaacacggatgttcagcaggaacgacaggaattgtcgtggcctatccccactatgtctctctcgatccctgttaaagtgacgagatcacacaaatatgctgcaaacaagcctgtagggaaggacgtccctacgagagaacgtagcgccaccctacactgaggtaggcatggcgTCAACGCtgaagagagtggcactctggcgttacaggccatggccccagctaggatccgtgggaggcccgtaggttcgaaggatgctttggcacactccaatcctttgatcatcgacactcaaaatctgtctcatgagaatcttccaggttatggttatcgttgggggacgtctcaacgtcaaaacctattcttgagagtatagagctctatgaaaattacactagtgtacatgagacgtgggatagaaactccatcataattgatgatgtagttgcgcatttcgttgcgcatgagtttgttgagtcagatgatatcgaaccgcgctccattgatgaatgaatgccaacgtagagaaatttggcctaaatggaaagatacgatccaggttaagatagattctctaacgaagaggaaggtttttgagccagtgatgccaacacctcttaacataaaacctattgactaatgggtctttgttagaaagcgtagtgagaaaaagagatggtaatctcaccttatggcgcaaggtttctcataaaacgccctggaatcgactacgatgagacatattctctcgtaatggatgtcattgcactccactaccctgtcagtttggtagtttccgaataactgaacatgcagcttacaaatgtggtcactacgtatctctatagggatctagatacggaatatacatgaaggttcatggcgaacttcatttacccaagtcaagtgactctagacc
It encodes:
- the LOC112201568 gene encoding organic cation/carnitine transporter 2 — protein: MADPTSLLPQPNREEDPETPSNNLHHSLDQIIEQSEASFGWNQFLQSILVSLASLFDGTQTFISVYTDATPTWHCTSGTTTCNSSSDICDLSTSDWAWDSISSKTIISDWNLQCSSSFITGLPASSYFMGGVIGGLLLGTLADSSLGRKRLLVISCITMSVAAFATIFSTNVWIYSALRFVSGIGRSCISTCVLVLLMERVGRKWRPRVGIMQFFFFTLGFLSLPAIAYINRANSWRALYLCTSIPAMLYCFLLQFFVKESPRWLFMNGRGEEAIAILKKSALSNPNSEFNSVLLSADLLSQVPESTKSIDPYKSMKDLFAKKWAMKRTLIVMVLGFGIGMVYYGMPLGVGNLGFNIYLSVMFNALLEIPSYPLTLIILEKWSRKLSVLWFCLVSGICGVVCAVVGDKQKVIRIVLELASFFCSRTAWNLISMFTVELFPTCVRNSATSLLRQSYILSAVFSSMLVSVGSSNGFLSYGVFGVAIFVSGFFVAFLPDTRGGTLCDTMDEQERKESMILG